The sequence below is a genomic window from Selenomonas ruminantium subsp. lactilytica TAM6421.
TCAACTGCTCGTTGCCCGGAATGTTGAAAACTGACTCACAGGCACCGGCCCGGCTGTCGGTACTGCCATAGACCACCCGGTCCACCCGGCTCATGACAATGGCTCCGGCACACATGGGACAAGGCTCAATGGTCACATAAAGCGTCAGACCGGACAAACGCCAGCGCCCCAGATCCCTGCAGGCGCTCTGTATGGCAATCAGTTCCGCATGGGCCGTGGCATCATGCCAGATTTCCCGCATATTATGACCGCGGGTTACGATCTCGCCGGTGGCATTGTCCACAAGCACAGCACCGATGGGCACTTCCTCCAGGTCGTAAGCCACCTGCGCCTCTTTCAAAGCCTCCCGCATATAGTAAACATCATCTTTTTCCATTATGTACCCCGTTTTCCTCACTAAAAACACTCCTTGTGTATATTCTAGCACAAGGAGTGTTTTTTTCATAATGATTCCTTAGGGGATATCTTTAGAGTATTCTTTAGGCTTGATGTGCCAATTGCTCTTCCAGCAAGGTCTCAAACCGTTCACGCACCTGCGGCACGGACAGGCCGATGATGATCTGCAAAGCACAGCCATTATGCACCAGCCCCCGGGCACCATGAGCCTCGAAGGTTTTGGCATCAGCCAGCAGGCTTTCGTCCTTCACGGTCACCCGCAAGCGGGTAGCGCAGTTGGTCACATCCACGATATTATCCGGACCGCCCAGATCTGCCAGGAAAGCAGCGGCTTCTTCTGCCAGGATATCCTTGCCCGCCTGTTGTTTGGCCTTGTAATCGGCCTTGGTATAGAGCTTGGCCTCATCACCACTGCGCCCCGGTGTCTTGAGATCCAATTTGATGATCATCGTGCGGAAGACCACAAACCAGATACAGGTGAAGATCAAACCGATGACAATCTGCGTCAGATAAGTTGGCCAATGGTTCTGGAACAGGGGAATCCAATCCTGGAAAATCGCACAGTCCAGAAGACCTCCGCCAAAATTACCCGTAACGCCAAAGGCGTACATGGTGGCAGCCAAGGTTCCGGCCAGCAGGGCATGCACCAAAAACAGCACCGGTGCCAGGAACAGGAACGTGAATTCCAGCGGCTCCGTGATGCCGCAGCAGACAGCCACAGCCGCTGCCGGGAAGACCAGGGCCCCGATCTTCTTCCGGTTCTCCGGTCTGGCCGTGAAATAGATGGCCAGAGCAATACCAGGGCAGCCAAAGATCTTGCTCATGCCATGCAGGGCAAAGCCACCTTGGGGAAATAATTCAATCAAGGGTTTCGTCGAAGCGGCAAATTCCTGCAGATGCTGCAGCCAGTAAACCTGAATGCCATTATCCACCACGGCAGGGCCAAAGATAAAGGGAATATAGATGAAGTGATGGAGTCCGGTCGGAATCAGGATGCGCTCCAGGAAGGTATATACCCAGACGCCCGTCACACCGGCCCCCACCAAAAAGCCCTGCAAAGAGGCAATGGCCTGTTGGAACTGGGGCCAGACTACACAGAACAGCAGGGCAATGGGGAACATCAGCCAGAAACCGGCTACCACAACCAGCGAGGAGCCGCGGAAAATGCCCAGACTTTCCGGCAGATTCACATCAAAGAGTTTATCATGGAGCCAGACTGCAATGGATGCAATCAGGATGGCCCCTACGATACCGGTATCCAAGGTCTTGATGGTTGCCACCATCGTCAGACCGGAACCAGTCACCGCCTCCTGGGCAAAATTCACGCCGAACTCCGGCCCATAAATGGAAAGCATGGCACTGATGAAATAGTTGAAGATGATATAGATCAGAAAGGATTCCATGCAGGCCCGGGCATTGTTTTTCCTGGCCAGACCAATGGGCAGACCAATAGCAAACAGCAAAGGCATCTGCCGGAAAACCGTCCAGGAACCTTCCTGAATGATATACCAGAAGTTATACCACAGAGTGCCTTTCTCTGCTATAGGACCTAAAATCACAGGATTGGTACAGAGAATGGACACCGCAACAAAAATACCGAACACACCGAACATGAGTACCGGCGTGAACATGGCACCGCCAAACCGCTGGACTTTCTGCATGACAATATCTTTTGAAATCATGGCAAGACTCTCCTATCTCATATAATCCGGAAGCATCAGATACAACAAGGGAGACACAGGGCAGTGCCTGTGCCTCCCTCTTGTTTCCCCGCCGGTTCTCAGTTCAGTTCCGGCCAATATTCTTTGTTTGCTTCGATCAGATCGTCCAGGATTGCCTTGGCTACCGACGCAGACGGCACGGTCTTGGACAAGGTCAGTGCCTGCCAGAGTTTCTGATAGCTGCCGTTGATCCAGGCATCCACCACGAGTTTTTCCACCGAGACCTGCTGCTCCATCATGCCTTTCTGGAATTGCGGGATCTTGCCGATGCTGATTTTCTCATAGCCATTGGAACCCACGATGCAGGGGATCTCCACCATGGCCGTGGGATCGAAGTTGGAAATGGCACCATCATTTTCCACAATCAGCAGCATCCGTGCCTTCTTGTTGAAGGTAATGGCCTCAGCCAGATCCACAATGTAGCTGGCATGGTCATCGGCCTTAAAGGCACAATCCTTGGCTGTGCCCTTTTCCACAATATCCTTGGCGGCCTGGAACACATCTTTCTCACGATGTTCCATGACTTCATTGGCACGGGTATGGTCCGGATGCTGATTGTCATGGTTGAATACATAATCCGGATAGAGATAATATTTCAGATAGGTATTGGGCAGGGTATCCGGATCAACCGCATAAACATCCTTTGCCTTGCCGAAAGTATCCTGCCAGCTGGCTTCCGTCGTCGTATCATCCGGGTTGACAATGTAACCATGCTCCTTGACATGGGCTTTGATGCGGGGCATCAGGTCATTGCCCTCCTTATCGCGGATATCGCACCACCAGCCAAAGTGATTCAGGCCGTAATAGCGGACATCCATATCTTTGCGGCCATTGGGCAACTGCAGGATTTCAGCCATGCGTTCCTCAATGCCCACCGGCATATCGCAGATATTGATGATCTGGGAATTGGGACGCAGGCGGCGGGTTGCCTCTGCTACGATAGCTGCCGGGTTGGAGTAGTTGAGCATCCAGGCCTTCGGTGAATACTTTTCCATGTAATCGAGGATTTCCAGCACACCGCCGATGGAACGCATACCGTAAGCGATACCGCCGGGGCCGCAGGTTTCCTGACCGAAGACACCGTGGCGCATCGGAATCTTTTCATCCTTTTCCCGCATGGCGTACTTGCCCACCCGGATATGAGCCATCACGAAATCCACATCTGTGAAAGCCTGCTCCGGATCCGTGGTATAGGAAAACGCGATTTCCGGTGCCCGTTCCGCCAGCAGGATCTGGCAGGCCTTGGCGATCTTTTCCTGACGCTGCGCATCGTTATCATAGAATTTGATCTGACGGATGGGG
It includes:
- a CDS encoding 6-phospho-alpha-glucosidase, with amino-acid sequence MKKSSIVIAGGGSTFTPGIVLMLLNHMDRFPIRQIKFYDNDAQRQEKIAKACQILLAERAPEIAFSYTTDPEQAFTDVDFVMAHIRVGKYAMREKDEKIPMRHGVFGQETCGPGGIAYGMRSIGGVLEILDYMEKYSPKAWMLNYSNPAAIVAEATRRLRPNSQIINICDMPVGIEERMAEILQLPNGRKDMDVRYYGLNHFGWWCDIRDKEGNDLMPRIKAHVKEHGYIVNPDDTTTEASWQDTFGKAKDVYAVDPDTLPNTYLKYYLYPDYVFNHDNQHPDHTRANEVMEHREKDVFQAAKDIVEKGTAKDCAFKADDHASYIVDLAEAITFNKKARMLLIVENDGAISNFDPTAMVEIPCIVGSNGYEKISIGKIPQFQKGMMEQQVSVEKLVVDAWINGSYQKLWQALTLSKTVPSASVAKAILDDLIEANKEYWPELN
- the tadA gene encoding tRNA adenosine(34) deaminase TadA; this encodes MEKDDVYYMREALKEAQVAYDLEEVPIGAVLVDNATGEIVTRGHNMREIWHDATAHAELIAIQSACRDLGRWRLSGLTLYVTIEPCPMCAGAIVMSRVDRVVYGSTDSRAGACESVFNIPGNEQLNHRPEITAGVLQEECAGIMKRFFKERREKKKREKQQAKEAEA
- a CDS encoding alpha-glucoside-specific PTS transporter subunit IIBC → MISKDIVMQKVQRFGGAMFTPVLMFGVFGIFVAVSILCTNPVILGPIAEKGTLWYNFWYIIQEGSWTVFRQMPLLFAIGLPIGLARKNNARACMESFLIYIIFNYFISAMLSIYGPEFGVNFAQEAVTGSGLTMVATIKTLDTGIVGAILIASIAVWLHDKLFDVNLPESLGIFRGSSLVVVAGFWLMFPIALLFCVVWPQFQQAIASLQGFLVGAGVTGVWVYTFLERILIPTGLHHFIYIPFIFGPAVVDNGIQVYWLQHLQEFAASTKPLIELFPQGGFALHGMSKIFGCPGIALAIYFTARPENRKKIGALVFPAAAVAVCCGITEPLEFTFLFLAPVLFLVHALLAGTLAATMYAFGVTGNFGGGLLDCAIFQDWIPLFQNHWPTYLTQIVIGLIFTCIWFVVFRTMIIKLDLKTPGRSGDEAKLYTKADYKAKQQAGKDILAEEAAAFLADLGGPDNIVDVTNCATRLRVTVKDESLLADAKTFEAHGARGLVHNGCALQIIIGLSVPQVRERFETLLEEQLAHQA